CCGTTCCAAGACAGCGACCGCTAAATTGGCCCGTGATGCATACAGGGCCGCGGTTAAGCCGGCTGGACCGGCACCGATAACAATCACATCATAGGTTTTACTTGCTTCACTCACGTTGATTCCTCCACTTTTTTCGCTTTAGTCACACTTTATCCCCAGCCTCCACCAGACCGGCGCGCTGGGACCAAGAGACTAAGAAATTATTTCAATTCCTTCTCTAAGTCAAGTAGGTAGGCGCGTAAGTCATCTTTGATTTCTGGATGGCGGAGGCCATAGGAAATACAGGTTTTCATATATTCTAACTTATTGCCGACATCATAGCGTTGGCCGGTGAATTCAAGGGCAAAGACCCTTTGTGTTTTGTTCAGACGGTCAATGGCGTCAGTCAATTGGATTTCGTTCCCGGCTCCAGGTTCTTGGGTTTCCAAGAGGTCAAAGATTTCTGGAGTGAGGAGATAACGACCGATAATGGCCAAGTCACTCGGCGCTTCGCTAGGATCAGGTTTTTCCACGAATTGGCGGACATTATAGATCCCGTCCTTGTATTGGGCTTCCGGATCGATAATGCCGTACTTGCTGGTATCTTCGTGGGGCACCCGCATAACGGCAATATTTGAGGCATGAGTTTCATGATAAGCGTCGATCAATTGTTTTGTCAAAGGAACTGCATCTTCCATCAAGTCATCGCCCAGCATCACCACAAAGGGTTCGTCGCCGACAAAGGCCTTGGCTTGGAGAACCGCGTCCCCTAGCCCCTTAGGATAGGATTGGCGCTTGAAGAAGAGGTTGAGACCAATGGTTTCTTGGACAATTTCCAGTAAGTCGTCCTTGCCCTTGGCGTGGAGGTTTTCTTCCAGTTCAATATTGGAGTCAAAGTGGTCCTCGATGGGACGTTTGTTCTTCCCAGTAATGATTAGAATATCCTCGATCCCACTGGCCAGCGCCTCTTCCACGATGAATTGGATGGTGGGTTTATCAACAATTGGTAACATTTCTTTGGCCATAGCCTTGGTGGCTGGCAAGAAACGGGTTCCTAAACCAGCTGCAGGGATAATGGCTTTTCTTACTTTCGTCATAGCTACTCCTTTATGCGTGAATTAGTTTTCACGGTAATTATTGTGACAGTTGGTCACTAGTCTCTTCTCTTAATGTAAAAGTTGTTTAGCAATTTAGCAAGCCTTAGGGGGATTCTTATCACTTTTTTATCGATTATTCGTCCCCTATGCTTGCTTTTAAAAAACGCGCCTAATCATTCAGCCGGGCTTGCTTGGCCAAGGACTGTTCTAAGGCCAGGCGGTCTAAGCCGACTTCTTGCTTGCCTTGGCGTTTCATCAGGTCTTCGACGAGTTTCCTTAAATCTTTGTGGTCATAGAGAACCTGGTAGGTGGTTTGGGTGATGGGCATTTCGATACCGACCGATTGGGCCAATTCATAGGCCGACTTGGTGGTATGGACACCTTCTACGATCATCCCCATGTGGTCGAGGACTTCACTGACCGACTTGCCCTGACCAATTTGGTAGCCGGCCTGCCAGTTCCTGGAAAAGGGCGAGGTACAAGTTACAATTAAGTCACCAATCCCGCTCAAACCCGCAAAGGTAAAGGGGTCTGCTCCTAAGGCCACCCCGAGTCGGGTAATTTCCGCCAGGCCCCGGGTCATCAAGATGGCCTTGGCATTATCACCAAATCCCAAACCAGCCAGGGCGCCAGAACAGAGGGCAATAATATTTTTTAAGGCACCTCCTAGTTCCACCCCGACCACGTCGTCATTGGTGTAGACCCGAAAATAAGCGTTCATAAAGAGTTCTTGGAGGGCTTCAGCCGCCTTCAAATCTTGGCAGGCTGCGGTAATACCGGTGATATCACGGCGGGCCACTTCTTCCGCATGGCTGGGTCCCGATAAAACGACCGGGCCTTGAATGGCCAAGTCCTTAAAACTGTCTTCCAAAATCACCGATACCCGCTCATGGGTCTCTAATTCTAGCCCCTTAGCCGCATGGAAGATCAGGGGCGAGTCTGCCTTTGAGTCCTCAGCTTGTAAAATAGCCGCCACTTGGTCGGCTACCCCACGGATCGCGTTGGTGGGGACCACAAAGCCGATCACTTGGGCGCCTTTAACCGCCGCTTCCAGGTCAGAGGTTGCGACAATGTCCTTGGGCAAGCTGGCCTCTTTTAAATAGGCGGCATTGGTGTGTGCTTGGTTGATTTCATCCGCCTGATTTTGCCGGTGGGTCCAGAGGGTCACCTGGTGGCCATTTTCCGCTAAGACCATGGCCAAGGCCGTCCCCCAGGAACCAGCACCTAGTAAGCTAATTGCTTGTTTTACCATTATCTTCTCCTTTAATTCACTTTTATCCACATTGACTTGCCTTAGGCTGATTTCTCCTGCTTCACTTGGGCCCGCCGCTTGCTTAAATAGTTATAGTCGCTGTAATAAGGCAGGTCCCCTTGTTTCGTACGCCGGTAGATCAAGAGGGCAATCCCCGCGACCACTAGGACTAAGGACAGGGCCTGGGAGACCCGGATCGGCCCCAGGTAGAGGGAATCAGTCCGCAAGCCTTCAATGAAGAACCGTCCCGTCCCATACCAAATCAGATATAAGAGCCCGGTCTCGCCAAGTTTTAAAGTCTTATGACGGTGGCGGAGGAAGAGTAAGACCCCTACCCCCAGTAAATTCCACAGGGATTCGTAGAGAAAGGTGGGATGGTAGTATTGGCCGTTAATAGACATTTGCTCAACGATAAAATTGGGTAAGTGCAAGGTCTCCCGTAAGAATCCTTCGCTAACTGGGCCACCGTGGGCTTCTTGGTTAACAAAGTTACCCCAACGGCCAATTCCTTGGGCCAGGAGTAAGTAAGGCATGATCACATCCGCCAAAAAGCTCACCTTCATCTTATGGCGCTTGGCATAGATAATCGCCGTCAAAGCGCCCGCGATAACGCCCCCATAAATGGCAATACCGCCCTGCCAAATGGCAATAATTTCTCCCAGGTTTTCCCGGTAGTAGTCCCACTCAAAGATCACATAATAGAGCCGGGCTCCGATAAAACCGATGGGCACCGCCCACATGATCATGTCCATGACCTGGTCGCTATCAAACCCCTTGCGCTCAATCTCTTTCAGAATCAGCTCCACCGCCAAAAACATGCCCAGGGCAATAATAATCCCGTACCAACGGATCTCAATCCCTAAAAAGGAAAAGGCCACTGGGTCAATAGCCAGGAGGTTAAGGCTGGGCAAAAGCTGTCCGAGTAAGGTCGTCATCATGACTCATCGCCCGCTTCCGCCTGTTCCTTTTCGGCGTGGGTCTTAGCATCCGCTTCCTGGTTGGCTTGGATGAGGTGGGTCAGTCTTTCTTCGAATTCCTTACCGGCATTGTAGCCCATATTGTTGGCCCGAAGATTCATGGCCGCCACTTCCACGATATTAGAGGAATTCCGCCCGGTGCGGACAGGCACGGTAATTTGAGGCACATCCACTCCGAGGAGAGAAACCATTTCCGGCTCCGAACCTAAACGTTCATAGTCTTCATCGTCATCCCACATGACTAAGCGGACGATCAAGTGGAGTTGTTGGGCCTGTTTAACCGCCCCAGCCCCAAAGAGGGTGAGGACATTAATAATGCCCAGGCCGCGGATTTCGATCATATTTTGTAAGATGGCCGGCGCCTCGCCCACGATGGAATAGTCATCGCGTTTATGGAGTTCCACCCGGTCATCCGCCACAAGACGGTGGCCGTTTTTAATTAATTCCAGAGCGGTTTCGGACTTACCAATCCCGCTGTCCCCAATAATCATAATCCCTAAACCATAAACATCCACAAAGACACCATGCTTGGACACCCGGGGTGCCAAACGTTCTTGGAGATAGGTGGTGATATTGGAATAGAGCCGGGTCGTTACCGCACTCCCCTGTAAAATTGGAATTTTATTTTCTTCGGCCGCTTGAAAGACCTCATACTCTGGCATCAAGTCGCGGGAGAAAATAAAGACCGGCGTATCTTCCCGGGACATCCGTCGCATAATCAAGAGCCGCTCATCACTAGTCATTTTCTTCAAATAGGAGTGCTCGTTCCGGCCAAATAATTGGACCCGTTCCGAGGGATAGTAGTTAAAATAACCCGATAATTCCAAGCCCGGACGGGAAATGTCGCTGGTTTGAATCAAACGGTCTAAATACTCCTCTCCCTGGAGCACCTTTAGCCCAAGCTGGTCCCTGAGCTCTTTAACGGTTACTGCTTCCATAATTGTTTCCTTTCTCTTTTTAAATCTCACTTCATTTTACCATAGGCCCACCCCATTAGTAAGGCTGAGAGTGCGACAGTCACACCAAAGGACGAAATCGCTGGAGAAAACTGGGATAAGCTCAGTGAAACTGAGCGTTACCAGTTTTTAGTTAGGTTCGACTTGGCAGACTTGGAGTGATTTCACAAGTCAGAAACAAGCGAATACTTCGCTTTTATTCAGACTTACTCCAATCATCCAAGTCTAGGCGCCAAGTCTCACACCCTGTGTGAAGCGGACGTTCGTCCTGTGACTGGAGCACGTTTTGAAAAGGATGTGAGGATGCCGTCAGAGACTTGAATTGCTGGAAGAAAATACCATAAGCACAGCTATAAGGATGTGAGGAAGGATCAGGGAGGGAGATTCCTTGGAAGAAAAGATGATAAGATCAACTTGCTTGATCGTTCAACTTTTCTGAAAGGACATCCCCTACCCCTTCCGAACTCAACTAGACTGTGCGTTGGAATTTTCTGAAATGACTTCAAGTTTGGCGTCCGAACTCAACTAGAGAGTGTGACGGGTGCACCAAAGGCCAAAAATAATCCTAAACCAAGGCTAACTAAGAAAAAAGACTGCAACAAGTGTCGCAGTCCATTTAACGATTAATAGCATTTAAGTAAAAACCTACTTCCGTCGCACTTTCTCCAAACATGCTCCAAGCGCAAGGCAAGCGTCCACTTCAGAAAATGACGACAAATTCTCTCTGAGAATTCTTACGCCTTTTTCTTCCAGTTGCTATAGCTGTTCGAAGCGTCAGCGAGCTACAGATATAGTATGCGTAGCGGTCTTGTCTTCTGACGCGCTTGTCGCACTCTCTAATAATCATTCCGGTAAGGATCAAAGATTTTCTTCAAGAGTTCTTGGGCCAGACCATAGATCAGGGCCAGCACCATGCAGTAGAAGAAGGAAGAAATCCAGAAATAAGCTGTCCCCATCAGGGAGGAAGCCAGCCAGAAGATAAAACCATTCAAGACCAGGTTAAATAAACCCAGGGTCAGAAAGTTTATCGGCAAGGCTAAAATTTTCAAAATTGGGTAAACCAACTTGTAGAGAATCGCGATGACTAAAACCACAATCACCGCTGAGCCAAAGTCCTGGATATAGACCTCTGGCCAGAAAATCCGGCCCAGTCCTTGAAGGATAATGGCTTGGATCAAGAGACGAATAATATTTCTAATCATGGTCGACCTTAACCTTCTCCACTTCCTTAATTTGGCGTTTGTTCAAGTCCCGATAGACCGGTTCCACATCATCTTCACTCTGTGTATAAGCCTCTTGGCGCGGATTCGTCCGCCGTCTAGTCCCTTGGCCTCCCCCAAAGAAAGTCCGCTTAAAGTTGATGATACTTTCATTAGGGATTAAGACCATCAGGGCCAGGTAGATAAAAATAGCTAGGTAACGTAGCGGAGTAAAAAGAGCCACCGCAAAGGCAATCCGGAGCCAAACTGCGGAAATACCAAAGTAATCAGCAAAACCACCACAAACCCCAGCAAAAACTCGGTTGGTTAATGAGCGTTTCAATGCTTTCATAAAATCTCTCCTTTTGATTAAAACAAGTACCATAGATCCCGCCTGTTCAAACGATTAAAGAATCGCTGCTAAGATATAAACAAAATTAGGTATTAGATAGCGGGATATAGGAATATTTTACCATAAGCACGCCCAAGACTCGACTCTCCCTGCCTGACAAACAGCGAATTTAAAGGATTCTAAAGAAATAAAGAGTGCGACGGGTGCGCCAAAGATCGATAACACTGGAGCTAAAGAGCAAAAATTCTTGAAAAGAATTTCTTGCACTTTAGTGAAGTGGAGATCGATCTGCACCCGGAGCACGTTTGAGAAGGATGTGAGGACGCCACTAAAGACTTGAATTGCTGGAGGAAAATACCTTAAGCACAGCAAGTCTGTGCGTTGGGATTTTCTGAAGCAACTTCAAGGCTGGCGTCCGAACTCAACTATAAAGGATGTGAGGAAGGACCAGGGAGGGAGATTCCTTGGAAGAAAAGATGATAAGATCAGAAATAAGGATGTGAGAACGCCATCAAAGACTTGATTTTCTGAAGCAACTTCAAGGCTGGTGTTCGAACTCAACTTGCTTGATCGTTCAACTTTTCTGAAAGGACATCCCCTACCCCTTTCGAGCTCAACTAAAGAGTGCGACAAGCGCGTAAAAGAGCAAGACCTCTGGAAGAAAAAGGCGTAAGAATTCTCACAAAGAATTTGTCGCCATTTTCTGAAGAGGACGCTTGCTCTGCGCTTGGAGCACGTTTGAAAAGGATGTGAGGAAGGATTAGGGAGGAAGATTTCCTACTCCTCCGCTCCCGGCAGGCCTTGCCAGTGACATTGGCTGCCGCTAGGGGTCATTTCGACCGCTAACTGGATGGGTAATTCCTGCTTCAGTTCTTCCCGGTGGGAGATGACAGCAATTAAGCGGCCCGAACGTTGGTGGAGGTCCACCAGGGTATCGAGGGCCTGTTGGAGGGTTTCCGAGTCCAAGGTCCCGAAACCTTCATCAATAAAGAGCATCCCCACATCAACTGTCCCAGCTTCTTCCTGGATCACATCACTAAGGCCCAAAGCTAAGGCCAGGGAGGCTTGGAAACTTTCGCCCCCTGACAGGGAGTGGACGCTGCGTTCGCTGGCGGTATAGGAGTCAAAGACATTGAGATTAAGCCCCTTAGCCTGGTTGCCTCCGATCTCATCCTCCGCTCGCTTAAAGTAATACTTGCCATTGGTCATTTGGTAGAAACGCTGGTTGGCCCGCTCGACAATCCAGTCCAAGTAAATTCCTAAAATATAACGTTGGAAGGAAATCCGTTGACTCTTGTTGAGCTTCCCATTGGCGACATCAGACAGCTTCTTCAAGTCGCCAAAGCTCTGGTAGCGGTCTTGGTAGTCCTGCCATAAGTCAGTCAGGAGAGCGACTTGGTCCTTGAGCCGGATAAGGTCTTCCCGCTCCTGACTTAATTGGCTAGCGGCTTGGTCATAGGATTGGTCGAGGTTGATTTTTTCCTTTTGGTAAGTGGCTTGGTCTTGATCAATAGCCAAGTCTTTTTCTTTTGCCTTTAAGGCCTCCAGCGCCTTTTTATAGGCATAGACCTGGTTAGAATAAGCAGATAAAGTTTGGCTTATCGCCTGCCAGTCACGGTCACTTTGGTGGAGGGCCTTGACCTGGTCATCACTAAGATCCGATTCTCTTCGGGCTTGGTCTAAACGCTCAGCAATGGCCTGAGACTGTTCTTGGTTTTTCTTGACCGCCGCTTCTTGGTAGTCCCGCTTGGTGGTGAGGACGGCAGCTTTTTCTTTCAAAGTTTGCTCTCTTTGGGCTAATTTTTGCCCTAAAGCTTCCAAGTCTTTGGCTTCTGTCTTAAGGGCTTGGGCTTTTTCTTCTAAGGCAGCTTGAGAATCTCCAATCAAGAGAGCTTGAGACTGCTTAAGCCGGTCTGTCACTTGATCCAAATAAGCTTTTTGCCGGCTGACCTGACCTTCACTTTTAGAAAGTCCCTGCTTAAGAGTTTGCAGCTGAGTTTCTTGGCCTTTAACCTTTTCCTTTTCTTCCGCCAGGGCTTTTTGATTAGCCTGGTCTTTGTCGTATTTCTCTTGGTAAGCCGCACTGGCTTGCTTATAGGCACTCTGAGCTTGGTCCAGCCGGTCTTGCCAGTCAGTGATAGTGGCCTTAGGGTCAAAGTCATATTGCCTACACAAGTTGGCCCGACTCTGCTTGTGGTAGTTGAGGGCCTGGCTAGCTTCTTGGTAGGCTTGGCTAGCCGTTTGGGCCTGGGCTTCTAATTGGTCCACTTGGCCTTGGTCCAAGTCTTCAGCAGACGTGTCGGCACTGACTTGGGCCGGATCAGGATGGTCAAAGCTCCCGCAAACTGGACAAGGACTGTCCGGACTGAGGTCCTGGGCCATAATCCCGGCCAGATTGCGTTGGTAGGTCTGCTTAGCTTCCAAGTAGGCCTGGTTGGCTTTTTGCCAGGTCTGCTCCGCCTGGCGGAAGTCCGCTTCTCCCTTTTGAATGGCTTGGTCAAAGGATTGGAGCTGGTCGAGTCCGGATTTTAAGTCAGCCAGTTGACGGCCGGACTCTTTGACCGCTTCCTTTTCTTGGCTCAGGCTGTCGGGGTCAAGAATGGCCTGGCTTAGTTGGTCCACTTGGGCCTGGCCTTGGCTGATGGCTTCTTCTAGACTAGCCACTTGGTCTTGGCCCTTTTGGTAACTAGTTTCCAGGTCTTCTAATTCAGCCTGACCAGCTTGGACTTCCTGTTGGGTGCTGGCATAAGTGACCCAGTCCTTGAGACCGGCTTGGACTTGGTCGATGGCTTCTTTAATCTGCGGCAAGCGCTCCAAGTTTTCTTTTTGCGCCTCCCAGTCCTTGTCATAGTTGGCTCGGGCGGCTTGGTGGTCTTTTTCTTCCTGGGCCAGTCTGGCCTGACTTTGTTCCAGGTCCTTAGCCTCTGCTTGGGCCTGGGCTTGGTCTTTTAAGGCCTGGTAGAAGGCTAAAGAAGCCTGGTAGTTTTGATAGGCCGTTTTTAAATCAGCCATCTGGCTTTGCTTGGCTTCTAGGCGGTCTTTTTCTTGGGATAGGTCGGCTTGGGCGTCAAAGTAATCTAAGACTTGGCTGAGCTGAGTTCGCTTAGCTTCCAGATTTTCCAGGTCTTGGCTGGCTTGCTTGAAGTCCGCTTCTTTGGTCGCTAAAAAATCAGCTAAAAGCTGGCCTAGCTTGGCCTCCCCCTGATCTTTTAAACGACCTTCTAACAGCGCTTGGTCTTCTGAACGAAGCAAGGTCTTTAAGCGTTCTTGGGCCGCATCGTGGTTTTTCTTGAGGCGGTCTAAGTCGCTCTTGACCTGGCTGTATTGGTCTTGCAAGTAGGTCTGGAAGCGGTTAATGGCCTCGGTATGGAAGATGTGGGTAAAAATTTCCTCCTTGTCCCGGCTTGAGGCCTCCAGCAGGCGCTTGAACTCGCCCTGGGGCAGCATAACGATTTGGGTAAATTGGGACTTATCTAAACCGATAGCCTCTTTGAGATAAGTTTCTAGCTCATTTTTCTTCCCCGACACCAACTTGCCGTCAACATTGACTTCCAGCACTTCAGAAGGATAGGCCTTAGACCGCCCTTCCACCGCTCCGGGGCCAGTTTGTTTGGGCTGACGGTAGACCTGATAGTGGTGACCATCACTGTCAAAGGTAAAGCGCACATAGGCTAGGTCCAAGTCGGTGGCAAAACGGGACTTGAGTTCACTAGCTTCCCGACTCGATCCCGAGGCGCCCCCGTAGAGGGCATAGGTGATGGCGTCAAAGAGAGTGGTCTTACCCGCCCCAGTATCTCCTGAAATCATAAACAAGCCATAGGGCCGGACCCGGTCAAAGTCAATCACGGTCAGGTCCCGGTAAGAACCAAAGGCATTCATTTCTAAACGTAAGGGAATCATGGTCCACTTCCTTTCTCAGTCAGCTAGTCAGTTTCCTGGCCTTTTTGGGCCGCTAACCAGGCCGCCTCCACCGCCTGATTTTGCGCTTCGGTCAGGGTCTGGCCCAGGGTTTCTTGGTAGAAGTCGGCGAAGAGCTCTAAGGGGTCAGCCACTTGGCGGCTGAGCTTGTCTTTACTGATTTTCCCCTCAAGCTGGGCGCTGACCTGGCCGATATTCACATATTCCAGGTTCATAATATTGGGATAATTCTCCCGCAGCCGGTTCATCCCGTCATGGACTGGGGTCTGGTCAGTCAGTTCAAAGTAAATATAGTCCTCCGACTGCCCCGTTAAGGCCTGGTCAAAGCTGGTCTTAATCACGCGGACATCGTGTTGGGGTTGGATCATATGCTTGGTGACCTGGATTGATTCCTTGGTCAAATCAACCTCCAAATACTGCTTATGGTGGTGGGCTTCGGACTTGGAGTACTTGAGCGGACTGCCACTGTAGCGAACCTGTTCACCCTTGACCCGTTGCGCCCCGTGCAAGTGACCCAAAGCCACATAGTCAAAGTCTTGAAAGACCCGGCTGGGCACATATTCGGTGGTGCCAATCGATAAGGGCCGCTCTGACTCCGATTCTTCTAAGTCAGCCCCGGCTTCATCCAAGCTAGATGAAGTCACATAGCCGTGGTAGACAATTAGATTCAATTGGTCAGGGTCAAAGGATTCCTGGCCCTTGATGGCTTGGACCTGTTTAGCTGCGGCCTTTTCCAAACTGTCAATGGTCGGGTCTTGGTAGAGCTCGCGGATGACCTGGTAGTCGGCATAGGGGAGGAGATAGACCCGGGCTCCGTCTAATTCGACAGATTGAGGGACTTTTTGTGGTAAACCCGCTAGGTGGACATTTTGGCGTTCATAGGCCCGGGCCCCGTAGGCAATCCGCTCGCCAGCATCGTGGTTGCCAGCAATAATGGCCACAGGGCAGGTCAACTCCACCATTAATCGATCAATCAGTTCATTGGCCAAACGAACACTATCCCGGCTGGGAAGCGACCGGTCGTAAAAATCGCCCGCAATAATCACCAAGTCCGGCTCAAGCGCCTTGAACTCATCAATCAGCTGGTGGAAGACCACTTCCTGGTCAGCCAACATGGACCGGTCATTAACAATCTTCCCAATATGCCAGTCGGAAGTATGGATAATTTTCATGGGCAGCTCCTCTTTTCAAAATACGAACTATCTAATCAAAACGTGTTCCAAAAGTCAGCCCTGACGTCCACTTCACGAACTATGTGCGATAGGCTTCCGCCTATCTTCCATAGTTTGTTCCAGTGGTTCAGGGCTTTTTTGACTTTTGTCACACTCTATCAAAACGTGTTCCAAGCGCAGAGCAAGCGTCCGCTTCAGAAAATGGCGACAAATTCTCTTTGAGAATTTTTACGCCTTTTTCTTCCAGCGGTCTTGCTCTTTAGCGCGCTTGTCACACTCTCAAGAAAAACCAAGCTCCCCACTTGGAGAGCTCGTTTAAACATAAATTTTCAATATTTTTAAAACGTGTTCCAGTCACAGGACAAACGTCCACTTCAAAAACTGGTAACACTCAGCTTAGTTGAGCTCGGACGCCAGCCTTGAAGTCACTTCAGAAAATTCCAACGCACAGTTCCCTGTGCTTATGGTATTTTCTTCCAGTGATTCAAGTCTTTAACGGCGTCCTCACATCCTATTTCAACAGTGGTTTGAGATATTGTCCTGTATAAGATTTCTTATTCTTAGCCACTTTTTCTGGAGTACCAGTGGCGACAATGGTTCCGCCGCCGTCTCCGCCTTCTGGTCCCAGGTCGACAATATAATCAGCGGTCTTAATGACGTCCAAGTTGTGCTCGATGACAAGAACAGTATTGCCTTCATCGACCAAACGTTGGAGGACGCCGATCAAGCGCTTAATATCGTGGCTGTGAAGACCCGTTGTCGGTTCGTCCAAGATATAGATGGTATTCCCACTAGCCACTCTTTGCAGTTCACTGGCCAGTTTCATCCGTTGGGCTTCCCCACCAGACAGGGAGGGCGCTGGTTGACCTAAGGCCACATAGCCCAGTCCCACATCAGCAATGGCTTGAAGTTTGCGGTGGATTTTGGGAATCGATTGGAAGAATTCCAGGGCTTCGTCCACCCGCATGTCTAAGACTTCAGCAATATTCTTGCCCTTGTAGTGGACTTCCAAGGTTTCGGCATTGTAGCGGGTCCCCTTGCAGACTTCACAAGGCACATAGATGTCGGGCAAGAAGTTCATCTCTACCTTGACAATCCCGTCACCCTTGCAGGCTTCACAACGGCCGCCCTTAACATTAAAGGAAAAACGGCCCTTCTTGTAACCCCGCAGTTTGGCCTCATTAGTTTGAGCGAAGAGGTCGCGGATATCATCAAAGACTGAGGTATAGGTCGCCGGGTTAGAGCGTGGCGTCCGCCCAATGGGACTTTGATCAATATCGATCACCTTATCCAGCGACTCATAACCTTCAATGGCTTTCACCTTGCCAGGGACCACTTGGGCCCGGTTAAGATGGCGGAGTAAGTACTTCTTAACCACTTCATTGACTAGACTAGACTTACCCGAACCGGACACGCCAGTAATCAGGTTAAAGCAACCCAATGGGAACTTGACGTCAACGTCTTTCAAGTTGTTGGCCGCTGCCCCTTTAACTTCTAACCAGCCTTTATCGGTCTGACGGCGTTCTTTAGGCACTTCAATGGCCTGCTTGCCTGACAAGTATTGGCCGGTCAGGGAATCCGGGTCATTGGCGACTTCTTCAGGGGTGCCGGCCGAAACCACTTCCCCACCATGGGCACCGGCTCCTGGTCCCATATCAAT
This genomic stretch from Aerococcus mictus harbors:
- a CDS encoding NAD(P)H-dependent glycerol-3-phosphate dehydrogenase translates to MVKQAISLLGAGSWGTALAMVLAENGHQVTLWTHRQNQADEINQAHTNAAYLKEASLPKDIVATSDLEAAVKGAQVIGFVVPTNAIRGVADQVAAILQAEDSKADSPLIFHAAKGLELETHERVSVILEDSFKDLAIQGPVVLSGPSHAEEVARRDITGITAACQDLKAAEALQELFMNAYFRVYTNDDVVGVELGGALKNIIALCSGALAGLGFGDNAKAILMTRGLAEITRLGVALGADPFTFAGLSGIGDLIVTCTSPFSRNWQAGYQIGQGKSVSEVLDHMGMIVEGVHTTKSAYELAQSVGIEMPITQTTYQVLYDHKDLRKLVEDLMKRQGKQEVGLDRLALEQSLAKQARLND
- a CDS encoding AAA family ATPase, translated to MIPLRLEMNAFGSYRDLTVIDFDRVRPYGLFMISGDTGAGKTTLFDAITYALYGGASGSSREASELKSRFATDLDLAYVRFTFDSDGHHYQVYRQPKQTGPGAVEGRSKAYPSEVLEVNVDGKLVSGKKNELETYLKEAIGLDKSQFTQIVMLPQGEFKRLLEASSRDKEEIFTHIFHTEAINRFQTYLQDQYSQVKSDLDRLKKNHDAAQERLKTLLRSEDQALLEGRLKDQGEAKLGQLLADFLATKEADFKQASQDLENLEAKRTQLSQVLDYFDAQADLSQEKDRLEAKQSQMADLKTAYQNYQASLAFYQALKDQAQAQAEAKDLEQSQARLAQEEKDHQAARANYDKDWEAQKENLERLPQIKEAIDQVQAGLKDWVTYASTQQEVQAGQAELEDLETSYQKGQDQVASLEEAISQGQAQVDQLSQAILDPDSLSQEKEAVKESGRQLADLKSGLDQLQSFDQAIQKGEADFRQAEQTWQKANQAYLEAKQTYQRNLAGIMAQDLSPDSPCPVCGSFDHPDPAQVSADTSAEDLDQGQVDQLEAQAQTASQAYQEASQALNYHKQSRANLCRQYDFDPKATITDWQDRLDQAQSAYKQASAAYQEKYDKDQANQKALAEEKEKVKGQETQLQTLKQGLSKSEGQVSRQKAYLDQVTDRLKQSQALLIGDSQAALEEKAQALKTEAKDLEALGQKLAQREQTLKEKAAVLTTKRDYQEAAVKKNQEQSQAIAERLDQARRESDLSDDQVKALHQSDRDWQAISQTLSAYSNQVYAYKKALEALKAKEKDLAIDQDQATYQKEKINLDQSYDQAASQLSQEREDLIRLKDQVALLTDLWQDYQDRYQSFGDLKKLSDVANGKLNKSQRISFQRYILGIYLDWIVERANQRFYQMTNGKYYFKRAEDEIGGNQAKGLNLNVFDSYTASERSVHSLSGGESFQASLALALGLSDVIQEEAGTVDVGMLFIDEGFGTLDSETLQQALDTLVDLHQRSGRLIAVISHREELKQELPIQLAVEMTPSGSQCHWQGLPGAEE
- a CDS encoding PspC domain-containing protein; its protein translation is MKALKRSLTNRVFAGVCGGFADYFGISAVWLRIAFAVALFTPLRYLAIFIYLALMVLIPNESIINFKRTFFGGGQGTRRRTNPRQEAYTQSEDDVEPVYRDLNKRQIKEVEKVKVDHD
- the lgt gene encoding prolipoprotein diacylglyceryl transferase is translated as MMTTLLGQLLPSLNLLAIDPVAFSFLGIEIRWYGIIIALGMFLAVELILKEIERKGFDSDQVMDMIMWAVPIGFIGARLYYVIFEWDYYRENLGEIIAIWQGGIAIYGGVIAGALTAIIYAKRHKMKVSFLADVIMPYLLLAQGIGRWGNFVNQEAHGGPVSEGFLRETLHLPNFIVEQMSINGQYYHPTFLYESLWNLLGVGVLLFLRHRHKTLKLGETGLLYLIWYGTGRFFIEGLRTDSLYLGPIRVSQALSLVLVVAGIALLIYRRTKQGDLPYYSDYNYLSKRRAQVKQEKSA
- the galU gene encoding UTP--glucose-1-phosphate uridylyltransferase GalU; amino-acid sequence: MTKVRKAIIPAAGLGTRFLPATKAMAKEMLPIVDKPTIQFIVEEALASGIEDILIITGKNKRPIEDHFDSNIELEENLHAKGKDDLLEIVQETIGLNLFFKRQSYPKGLGDAVLQAKAFVGDEPFVVMLGDDLMEDAVPLTKQLIDAYHETHASNIAVMRVPHEDTSKYGIIDPEAQYKDGIYNVRQFVEKPDPSEAPSDLAIIGRYLLTPEIFDLLETQEPGAGNEIQLTDAIDRLNKTQRVFALEFTGQRYDVGNKLEYMKTCISYGLRHPEIKDDLRAYLLDLEKELK
- a CDS encoding exonuclease SbcCD subunit D; this encodes MKIIHTSDWHIGKIVNDRSMLADQEVVFHQLIDEFKALEPDLVIIAGDFYDRSLPSRDSVRLANELIDRLMVELTCPVAIIAGNHDAGERIAYGARAYERQNVHLAGLPQKVPQSVELDGARVYLLPYADYQVIRELYQDPTIDSLEKAAAKQVQAIKGQESFDPDQLNLIVYHGYVTSSSLDEAGADLEESESERPLSIGTTEYVPSRVFQDFDYVALGHLHGAQRVKGEQVRYSGSPLKYSKSEAHHHKQYLEVDLTKESIQVTKHMIQPQHDVRVIKTSFDQALTGQSEDYIYFELTDQTPVHDGMNRLRENYPNIMNLEYVNIGQVSAQLEGKISKDKLSRQVADPLELFADFYQETLGQTLTEAQNQAVEAAWLAAQKGQETD
- a CDS encoding phage holin family protein — encoded protein: MIRNIIRLLIQAIILQGLGRIFWPEVYIQDFGSAVIVVLVIAILYKLVYPILKILALPINFLTLGLFNLVLNGFIFWLASSLMGTAYFWISSFFYCMVLALIYGLAQELLKKIFDPYRNDY
- the hprK gene encoding HPr(Ser) kinase/phosphatase, which produces MEAVTVKELRDQLGLKVLQGEEYLDRLIQTSDISRPGLELSGYFNYYPSERVQLFGRNEHSYLKKMTSDERLLIMRRMSREDTPVFIFSRDLMPEYEVFQAAEENKIPILQGSAVTTRLYSNITTYLQERLAPRVSKHGVFVDVYGLGIMIIGDSGIGKSETALELIKNGHRLVADDRVELHKRDDYSIVGEAPAILQNMIEIRGLGIINVLTLFGAGAVKQAQQLHLIVRLVMWDDDEDYERLGSEPEMVSLLGVDVPQITVPVRTGRNSSNIVEVAAMNLRANNMGYNAGKEFEERLTHLIQANQEADAKTHAEKEQAEAGDES